A segment of the Necator americanus strain Aroian chromosome IV, whole genome shotgun sequence genome:
TTATAAACAGTATACGTTAGCCATACAGATCACGCATCCGAATCCTAGCAGCAACAGTAATATGGCATACAACGAAGCGATAAACATAGGGAAGAgttattattttaacttttGGAAGCGTATATAtgtttattcacttatttgtttatttacactCCCACAACTAACGTTTTTCATCTTGCTTCACCGAGATATCCATGAACTGAGAATCCTCTCGAATACTTCTGGTGCTTTCTTTCGATACCTTCGATTTTGAAATGCAAATAACAGGGTTTTCTCATgttgctttcttttcagaaaagcaTTTAAAGAGAGTCGACGGTAGCAATGACAGAAACTCATCACTCAGATTACGTGAAAGTGTTGAAAATTAAAGGTAAGTATTAAAATTCACATTAATGAACAATGAATATAAACGAGACTCTGCTCCTCAATTCGGTTGCGTTTCGCTGTGTGACTTATGGTAAAACAGCATGTGTGCTTACATTTCCGGAAAAATGTCTTTGAAATAGTAAAtggtaaatagaaaaataagagcgcgcacataaaaataaaacaacgaataaaagtaaataacaagtaaataagcaaaattAGAAAGACCTATATCACTACTTGGGCTACTATAAAGAGACAGTGAACAAAGGGAATTATTTAGGAGGCTGTACCGGCTTAATAATCGAAGCAGAAACGCTATCAAGCATGGATACTCTCAATtaatgaaagattttttttaaaggagcaAATGGTGAAGAACGTACGCTGCAATTCCCATTGAAACTCGACCTTGAACGTCCGAAACGTCCGCGCACGACTTTTTCCGAGGACCAACTCCGACTGTTGGAGGAGGCATTTCAGGAGAATGGCTACTTGACTGGAGAGGCACGTCTGGCATTAGCCACACGTTTGGCGTTAAGTGACACACAGGTTGGGTCCTGC
Coding sequences within it:
- a CDS encoding hypothetical protein (NECATOR_CHRIV.G17011.T1), yielding MTETHHSDYVKVLKIKGANGEERTLQFPLKLDLERPKRPRTTFSEDQLRLLEEAFQENGYLTGEARLALATRLALSDTQVKVWFQNRRTKSRKKTTNDETRTNTVSPKSTTAPPQLPSQSIQIPLQYQGYAYPQQFLTATTFYPFPTLMPPQIPF